A region of Planococcus sp. MSAK28401 DNA encodes the following proteins:
- a CDS encoding helix-turn-helix transcriptional regulator, translating to MLKNRVKELRARYGFTQSELGKQVDVTRQTIAFIEKGEFSPSITLSLKLAKVLQVEVGDLFWLEEE from the coding sequence ATGCTAAAAAACCGGGTGAAAGAGCTGCGGGCGCGATATGGCTTTACGCAAAGCGAGCTGGGCAAGCAAGTGGATGTGACGCGGCAGACCATTGCGTTTATCGAGAAAGGCGAATTTTCACCGTCAATTACATTGTCTTTGAAGCTCGCTAAGGTTTTGCAAGTGGAAGTAGGCGACTTATTTTGGTTGGAGGAGGAATAA